The following proteins are co-located in the Maridesulfovibrio sp. genome:
- a CDS encoding peroxiredoxin, giving the protein MIKTVLCTLAVLLLASVPVQAKVAEEQIYNQHQLKPVDSVLKVKVGDKAPDFSLSAISGNKVSLSDYRGKKNVVISFVPAAFTPICSDQWPGYNIARELFDMHGAIIIGITTDNFPSLYAWTTQMGEGGLWFPVLSDFYPHGETAEKYGILRPEGISERAIFIIDKKGTIRYIDIHDINKRPDLGQIIKALEQLN; this is encoded by the coding sequence ATGATAAAAACAGTTCTGTGTACCCTTGCCGTATTGCTGCTGGCCTCTGTTCCTGTTCAGGCCAAGGTCGCCGAGGAACAGATATACAACCAGCACCAGCTTAAGCCTGTAGACAGCGTACTTAAAGTCAAAGTCGGGGATAAGGCCCCGGACTTCAGTCTGTCCGCCATCTCCGGCAACAAAGTCAGCCTCTCAGACTACCGGGGTAAAAAGAATGTGGTAATTTCATTTGTTCCTGCTGCATTCACCCCGATTTGTTCAGACCAGTGGCCGGGATACAATATTGCCCGCGAACTATTTGATATGCATGGTGCAATAATTATCGGCATCACAACCGACAACTTTCCTTCATTGTACGCCTGGACAACTCAAATGGGTGAAGGCGGTTTGTGGTTCCCTGTACTCTCCGACTTCTATCCTCACGGAGAAACAGCTGAAAAATACGGGATTCTCAGGCCGGAAGGCATTAGCGAACGGGCTATTTTCATCATCGATAAGAAGGGGACAATCCGCTACATCGATATACACGACATTAATAAAAGACCGGACCTCGGCCAGATAATTAAAGCCCTTGAACAGCTGAATTGA
- a CDS encoding iron-containing alcohol dehydrogenase produces MQVTKFAIPEVIFGNGSITYLASCAQRLGAKRVLLVSDKGLEESGWVRIIINLLKAANLDCIYFDGLTANPRACQIQQGAQLYRENKADVIIGLGGGSPIDASKGIATIVSNGGEIHDYEGANRISRPLPPMILIPTTAGSGSDVSQYAIITDKKRKVKMAIISRSLVPNISIIDPDLLVTKPRELILASAVDALAHAIESYVSRLASPFTESQALTAIRLIAGNIKTAANSKDSEALKNLSIASTAAGMSFSNAGLGVGHSLAHSLGGRYDVTHGLTLPILLPSVVRFNKYCSERKMETIARTINSSCPAPMRQKKRDLSAILQSMFEELGIPMRLRDIVPDNDQMEEICRLAARDACTVTNPREADCEDLMSICAEAW; encoded by the coding sequence ATGCAGGTAACCAAATTCGCCATCCCGGAAGTCATTTTCGGAAACGGCAGCATCACTTATCTGGCTTCATGCGCCCAAAGGCTGGGAGCCAAACGGGTCCTGCTGGTAAGTGACAAAGGATTGGAAGAGTCCGGCTGGGTACGAATCATCATCAATCTTCTTAAAGCCGCCAATCTGGACTGCATATATTTCGACGGCCTGACAGCCAACCCGCGGGCCTGCCAGATTCAACAGGGAGCCCAGCTTTACCGTGAGAACAAGGCCGATGTCATCATCGGACTGGGCGGAGGCAGCCCCATCGACGCGTCCAAGGGCATTGCCACCATCGTCAGCAACGGCGGAGAAATTCACGACTATGAAGGTGCGAACCGCATCAGCCGCCCGTTGCCTCCCATGATCCTGATCCCGACCACTGCCGGAAGCGGTTCCGATGTTTCACAATACGCCATCATCACCGACAAGAAGCGTAAGGTGAAAATGGCCATTATCAGCCGCTCACTGGTACCAAATATTTCTATCATCGACCCAGACCTGCTGGTGACCAAACCCCGTGAACTCATCCTTGCCTCGGCAGTGGATGCCTTGGCCCATGCCATTGAATCATATGTTTCCCGGCTGGCTTCCCCCTTTACGGAATCACAGGCCCTGACCGCAATCAGGCTCATTGCCGGAAACATCAAGACTGCTGCAAACTCCAAGGATTCTGAAGCATTGAAGAATCTTTCCATTGCCAGCACTGCTGCAGGCATGTCTTTCAGCAATGCGGGGCTGGGAGTAGGACACTCTCTGGCCCACTCCCTCGGCGGGCGTTACGATGTTACCCATGGCTTGACCTTGCCAATCCTGCTTCCTTCTGTTGTCCGCTTCAATAAATATTGCTCTGAAAGGAAAATGGAAACCATTGCCCGAACAATTAACAGCAGCTGTCCGGCACCGATGAGACAAAAAAAACGGGACCTGAGTGCAATACTGCAATCCATGTTCGAAGAGCTGGGTATTCCTATGCGTTTACGCGACATTGTACCGGACAATGACCAGATGGAAGAAATCTGCCGTCTTGCGGCCAGAGATGCCTGCACGGTAACCAACCCGCGGGAAGCGGACTGTGAAGACTTAATGTCCATATGTGCGGAGGCTTGGTAA
- a CDS encoding ATP-grasp domain-containing protein, translated as MFILEKPYVSDLLKDTLGKIGMPVLENKVAREVFKDRSISFSTQKEFIEAYNQDRNQPVYSNSENAIDWIDNNLNSGDLPQKIRLFKDKGAFRDLVRDMYPDFFYRTVKFEELDSVKADDLPIPCVIKPCVGFFSLGVHMVESIEGWQQAVEAIKNEVEQIKTMYPAKVLELDNFIIEQCIEGEEFAVDAYFDAEGNPVIINILGHLFASSDDVSDRCYITSTEIINKHHDEFLNLLQEIGKRAELNNFPIHIELRTDGRGNIGVIEVNPMRFAGWCVTDLAHFAYGINPYEYFMGGLKPDWSNISGCCDGKVYGMVIGEIDSAVDRSKIKSVDYEGFKANFSKPLELREIDYREYPVFAFIFAEVDADNMDELQRMLHADFTQYLNIE; from the coding sequence ATGTTCATTCTGGAAAAACCATACGTATCAGATTTATTAAAAGATACTCTGGGCAAGATCGGCATGCCCGTACTTGAAAATAAAGTCGCCCGCGAAGTTTTTAAGGACCGCTCAATTTCATTCAGCACCCAAAAAGAATTTATTGAAGCATACAATCAGGACCGCAACCAGCCTGTCTATTCAAACTCAGAAAACGCCATCGACTGGATCGACAACAATCTGAACAGCGGCGACCTGCCCCAAAAAATACGCTTATTCAAAGACAAGGGTGCCTTCCGCGATCTGGTCAGGGATATGTATCCTGATTTCTTTTACCGCACGGTGAAATTTGAAGAACTTGATTCAGTGAAAGCAGATGACCTGCCCATTCCCTGTGTAATAAAGCCCTGTGTAGGCTTTTTCAGTCTCGGAGTGCACATGGTGGAATCAATTGAGGGTTGGCAACAGGCTGTAGAAGCCATCAAGAATGAAGTAGAGCAGATCAAAACCATGTATCCGGCCAAGGTGCTGGAGCTCGACAACTTCATCATCGAGCAATGCATTGAAGGCGAAGAATTTGCTGTTGATGCCTACTTTGATGCTGAAGGCAATCCGGTAATCATCAATATTCTCGGACACCTTTTTGCATCCAGCGATGATGTCAGTGACCGCTGTTACATCACCTCCACTGAAATCATCAACAAGCATCATGATGAATTCCTGAACCTGCTGCAGGAGATCGGCAAACGGGCAGAGCTGAATAATTTCCCCATACACATTGAATTACGGACGGATGGACGCGGCAATATAGGAGTCATTGAGGTCAACCCCATGCGTTTTGCAGGCTGGTGCGTTACCGATCTGGCTCACTTTGCATACGGCATCAATCCCTATGAATATTTCATGGGCGGACTTAAACCGGATTGGAGCAATATCTCCGGCTGCTGCGATGGCAAAGTTTATGGCATGGTCATCGGAGAAATTGATTCAGCTGTGGACCGCTCGAAAATCAAATCCGTGGACTATGAAGGATTCAAGGCTAACTTTTCCAAGCCGCTTGAATTAAGAGAGATTGATTACCGCGAATATCCGGTTTTCGCCTTTATCTTTGCTGAAGTTGATGCGGATAATATGGATGAATTGCAGAGGATGCTGCATGCTGATTTTACGCAGTATTTGAATATTGAATAG
- a CDS encoding sigma-54 dependent transcriptional regulator: MAESYKVLVVDDEESILKLLSKELSSPERIIQTANCAKTAREMVRKERYEVIVSDIRLPDGDGLELLTEFKDMEPDVEVILITGHGNIDNAVEAIRIGAYDYITKPFRLDRVELVVDRAWQRVCLTRENRSYRHSQQCDTASSQLIGSSSPIKQIRHLINKVAPTNVPVLITGESGAGKDVVAHAIHCASLRSAKPMIVKNCATLQKELSRSELFGHTKGSFTGATENCDGLMTFAHTGTLFLDEIGELPMEVQASLLRVLESHTFRRVGEKDERTVDIRFLFATNRNLAKEVEEGRFHEALFHRINVFNISLPELKDRREDVPLLIDFFINKLGFQMGQGEYTISERAMQCMLSYHWPGNVRELRNVLERSIILADNNTITCACLPKEIADQPERESEAGILSLERMEREHIIKALDFFNGNRQKAAQALGIGRKTLYRKIDKYNL, translated from the coding sequence ATGGCTGAATCATATAAAGTACTTGTGGTAGACGACGAAGAATCAATCCTAAAACTGCTCAGCAAGGAACTGTCCAGCCCGGAACGCATTATCCAGACGGCAAACTGCGCTAAAACAGCCCGGGAAATGGTCCGCAAGGAACGTTACGAAGTAATTGTATCCGACATCCGCCTCCCGGACGGGGACGGACTTGAACTGCTCACCGAATTCAAGGATATGGAACCGGATGTGGAAGTTATCCTGATCACCGGACACGGTAATATCGACAACGCTGTTGAAGCGATCCGCATCGGGGCTTACGATTACATTACCAAACCCTTCCGCCTCGACCGGGTGGAATTGGTGGTAGACCGGGCATGGCAGCGGGTTTGCCTGACCCGTGAAAACCGCAGTTACCGCCATTCCCAGCAATGCGATACTGCCAGTTCTCAGCTCATCGGCAGCTCCAGCCCCATCAAGCAGATCCGCCATCTTATTAATAAGGTTGCGCCTACCAATGTCCCGGTATTGATCACCGGTGAATCAGGAGCCGGTAAGGATGTGGTCGCCCATGCCATCCATTGCGCCAGCCTGCGCTCGGCGAAACCCATGATCGTTAAGAACTGCGCGACCCTGCAAAAAGAACTTTCACGAAGTGAACTTTTCGGCCACACCAAAGGCTCCTTCACCGGAGCCACGGAAAACTGCGACGGACTGATGACCTTCGCCCATACCGGAACCCTCTTCCTTGATGAGATAGGGGAACTGCCCATGGAAGTGCAGGCTTCCCTGTTGCGTGTGCTGGAATCCCATACCTTCCGCAGGGTCGGAGAAAAGGATGAACGCACCGTGGACATCCGCTTCCTCTTTGCCACCAACCGCAACCTCGCCAAAGAGGTGGAGGAAGGTAGATTTCACGAAGCACTCTTTCACCGCATCAACGTATTCAACATCAGCCTGCCGGAACTTAAGGACCGCCGCGAGGACGTACCGCTGCTCATCGACTTTTTTATCAACAAACTAGGCTTCCAGATGGGACAAGGCGAATACACAATCAGTGAACGGGCCATGCAATGCATGCTTTCCTACCATTGGCCGGGTAATGTACGCGAACTCAGGAACGTTCTTGAACGCAGCATCATCCTTGCCGACAACAACACCATTACCTGCGCGTGCCTGCCCAAGGAAATCGCCGACCAGCCTGAACGAGAAAGTGAAGCCGGAATCCTTTCCCTGGAACGCATGGAACGCGAACACATAATCAAGGCCCTTGATTTCTTTAATGGAAATCGCCAGAAAGCTGCACAGGCTCTGGGCATCGGCAGGAAGACCCTTTACCGCAAGATTGATAAGTATAATTTGTAG
- a CDS encoding TlpA disulfide reductase family protein, protein MRKICFVLIILTLLASSTAYAVPIQSGSDFPEIPLEGKLTETQKQYLALKGNGPRKISDIDAKYLLIEVYSMYCPHCQREAPTVNTLFERLEKTLGKQVKLIGIAAGNTEFEIDFFKKKFNVEFPIFADPDLDIHDKVGQPGTPHFFLLLNDGGKFKVLISHEGPFESTEKFLNTIKSKL, encoded by the coding sequence ATGCGCAAAATCTGCTTTGTTTTAATAATTCTTACATTGTTAGCGAGCTCTACGGCTTATGCTGTCCCGATCCAGTCAGGATCAGACTTCCCGGAGATTCCGCTTGAAGGCAAGCTGACTGAAACTCAAAAACAATATCTTGCATTGAAAGGCAACGGTCCGAGGAAGATAAGCGACATTGATGCAAAATATCTTTTAATAGAAGTATACAGCATGTACTGCCCGCACTGCCAAAGAGAAGCACCGACCGTGAACACTTTGTTTGAACGTCTTGAAAAGACCTTGGGAAAACAGGTGAAGTTAATTGGAATTGCTGCTGGCAACACAGAATTCGAAATTGATTTCTTTAAAAAGAAATTCAACGTTGAATTCCCGATCTTTGCTGATCCTGACCTTGATATTCATGATAAAGTCGGCCAGCCCGGAACTCCTCATTTCTTCTTACTGCTGAATGACGGTGGTAAATTTAAAGTTCTGATCTCCCATGAAGGTCCATTTGAATCCACCGAAAAATTCCTGAATACAATTAAAAGCAAGCTTTAA
- a CDS encoding DVU_1551 family NTP transferase has translation MKIYGLILAAGFSSRMGKLKALLPLDGCTVLSRCIRSLVNGGASDVFVVTGHKADQVGAEAKVLDMHEIFNPDYEQGMFSSVRAGVQGLPSDTAAFLVLPVDIPLVRSSTIRALTFDYSSAPADIIYPSFRGERGHPPLISAKLIPEILAHDGKGGLRAVLERHDHNARELSMPDLGILRDLDTPEDYEQALVISRRRIPLPEECEALWELADTPHQTREHCKTVAEAACLMAKALNKTRSNQKRLDLNVVKCAALMHDIAKLKRNHEAAGAAILAGYGFSGIADIVAAHRDTDIKPESPLTEQEIVFLADKLFQGTTPVSLDQRYGKTLERWKDDPEAVTAITGRLSRAKDLLQRYEQEAGISVPCHLPRLMAKELV, from the coding sequence ATGAAAATTTACGGACTGATTCTGGCGGCTGGTTTTTCGTCGCGCATGGGCAAGCTGAAAGCACTGCTGCCGCTTGACGGCTGTACTGTTCTTTCACGCTGCATCCGCTCACTGGTAAACGGCGGTGCTTCCGATGTCTTTGTTGTCACCGGGCACAAGGCGGATCAGGTCGGAGCTGAGGCAAAAGTGCTGGACATGCATGAAATTTTCAACCCTGACTATGAACAGGGTATGTTTTCCTCTGTCAGGGCCGGAGTTCAAGGCCTGCCGAGCGACACCGCGGCCTTTCTGGTACTCCCGGTGGATATCCCGCTGGTGCGCTCATCAACTATCCGAGCTCTGACCTTTGACTATTCCTCTGCCCCGGCAGACATCATTTATCCCAGCTTTCGGGGCGAACGGGGCCATCCCCCGCTGATCAGCGCCAAACTGATCCCTGAAATCCTTGCCCATGACGGAAAGGGAGGATTGCGCGCTGTCCTTGAACGGCATGACCACAATGCCCGGGAACTCAGCATGCCCGACCTTGGTATCCTGCGTGATCTGGACACACCGGAAGATTATGAACAGGCCCTTGTTATCTCCCGCCGCCGCATCCCCCTGCCGGAGGAATGCGAAGCTCTCTGGGAACTGGCCGATACTCCGCACCAGACCCGTGAACATTGTAAAACTGTAGCCGAAGCGGCCTGTCTCATGGCTAAAGCCCTGAATAAAACCCGCAGCAATCAGAAAAGATTGGACCTCAATGTGGTCAAATGTGCTGCATTGATGCACGACATTGCCAAGCTCAAACGCAACCACGAAGCAGCAGGAGCGGCCATTCTTGCCGGCTACGGTTTTTCCGGCATTGCCGATATTGTAGCCGCCCACAGGGACACTGACATTAAACCTGAATCTCCGCTCACGGAACAGGAAATAGTATTTCTGGCCGACAAACTCTTCCAAGGAACCACGCCGGTCTCTCTGGATCAGCGTTATGGAAAAACCCTCGAAAGATGGAAGGATGACCCCGAAGCCGTAACCGCCATTACTGGTAGACTTTCACGAGCTAAAGACCTCCTCCAGAGATATGAGCAGGAAGCGGGAATCAGCGTTCCCTGCCACCTGCCCCGATTGATGGCCAAGGAACTTGTATGA
- a CDS encoding iron-containing alcohol dehydrogenase: protein MAVREQVNGFFIPSVTLIGIGAHKEIPARIKALGGKKPLLVTDKGITGVGITQQIVDILKAEGMDCVVYDDTIPNPTDKNVADGVKAYKDNKCDSLITLGGGSSHDCGKGVGLVVSNGGTIHDYEGVDKSTNPMPPYVAVNTTAGTASEMTRFCIITDTSRKVKMAIVDWRVTPGIALDDPLLMMGMPPALTAATGMDALTHSVEAWVSTIATPITDACAEKSIRLIHKYLRRAVANGQDIDAREGMCYAQYLGGMAFNNASLGHVHAMAHQLGGFYDLPHGECNAILLPHVEQHNLIANVERFAILAEWLGVDTSGMDERDAADAALDAIRQLSADVGIPAGLKELGKKYGKKVDEKDIPTMTANAQKDACGLTNPRCMTDEAVAAIYKAAM, encoded by the coding sequence ATGGCAGTACGTGAACAAGTAAACGGTTTTTTCATTCCCAGCGTAACCCTTATCGGTATTGGCGCACACAAAGAAATCCCCGCGCGCATCAAAGCTCTCGGCGGCAAGAAGCCCCTGCTCGTAACTGACAAGGGTATCACCGGCGTAGGTATCACCCAGCAGATCGTTGACATTCTTAAAGCTGAAGGCATGGACTGCGTAGTCTATGATGACACCATTCCCAACCCCACAGACAAAAACGTTGCAGACGGCGTAAAGGCTTACAAGGACAACAAATGTGACTCCCTGATCACCCTCGGTGGCGGTAGCTCTCATGACTGCGGTAAAGGCGTAGGCCTTGTTGTTTCCAATGGCGGAACCATTCACGATTACGAAGGCGTGGACAAATCGACCAACCCGATGCCTCCTTATGTAGCAGTTAACACCACCGCTGGTACTGCTTCTGAAATGACCCGCTTCTGCATCATCACCGATACTTCACGTAAAGTTAAAATGGCCATCGTTGACTGGCGCGTTACCCCCGGTATCGCACTTGACGATCCCCTGCTGATGATGGGCATGCCTCCGGCACTGACCGCAGCAACCGGTATGGATGCACTGACCCACTCCGTTGAAGCATGGGTTTCCACCATCGCGACTCCTATCACTGACGCTTGTGCTGAAAAATCAATCCGCCTGATCCACAAATACCTGCGCCGTGCAGTTGCTAACGGTCAGGACATCGATGCCCGCGAAGGCATGTGCTACGCTCAGTATCTCGGTGGCATGGCCTTCAACAACGCATCTCTTGGCCACGTACACGCAATGGCTCACCAGCTCGGTGGTTTCTATGACCTGCCCCACGGCGAATGTAACGCCATCCTGCTGCCCCACGTTGAACAGCACAACCTGATCGCAAATGTAGAACGTTTCGCTATTCTCGCTGAATGGCTCGGCGTTGATACCAGCGGCATGGACGAGCGCGACGCAGCTGATGCAGCTCTTGATGCAATCCGCCAGCTCTCCGCTGACGTTGGTATCCCCGCCGGCCTGAAAGAACTCGGCAAGAAATACGGCAAGAAGGTCGACGAAAAAGATATCCCGACCATGACTGCCAACGCCCAGAAAGACGCCTGTGGCCTCACCAACCCCAGATGTATGACGGACGAAGCAGTTGCAGCTATCTACAAGGCTGCCATGTAA
- a CDS encoding histidine phosphatase family protein — protein sequence MIVLIRHGEIEGGKGRAVGQIDLPLSENGLRQAAQLADSLDTFQPRRIYCSPLTRTVQTVSFIEKQYSLKAIHVPEIKEINLGEWDGLDFAELKEVYPHDYKKRGEDIAGFRAPGGENFSDVRKRVSSFLSGLDATSTVIAVTHAGVIRTIMHIVLGFPLDNIFRMKPDYCHATVITGNKGGFNLQAYNLPPTPGLGDHLQTLMPD from the coding sequence ATGATTGTACTCATCCGCCACGGTGAGATTGAAGGAGGCAAGGGCCGTGCCGTGGGTCAGATTGACCTGCCCCTTTCAGAAAACGGACTTAGGCAGGCTGCGCAACTGGCTGATTCCTTGGATACCTTCCAACCACGGCGTATCTATTGCAGTCCCCTGACCAGAACAGTGCAGACTGTATCATTTATTGAAAAGCAATATTCTCTTAAGGCAATTCATGTCCCTGAAATCAAAGAGATCAATCTTGGAGAATGGGATGGATTGGACTTTGCCGAACTGAAAGAAGTTTATCCTCATGACTACAAAAAACGAGGAGAGGACATTGCCGGTTTTCGCGCTCCGGGAGGGGAAAATTTTAGTGATGTCAGAAAACGGGTCAGTTCTTTTCTGAGCGGCCTTGATGCCACCTCCACGGTGATTGCGGTCACCCATGCCGGAGTAATCAGAACAATTATGCATATTGTACTGGGCTTTCCGCTGGACAACATTTTCAGGATGAAACCGGACTACTGTCATGCAACAGTTATCACCGGGAATAAAGGAGGATTCAACTTGCAGGCATATAACCTTCCGCCGACTCCGGGACTGGGCGACCATCTGCAAACACTTATGCCGGATTGA
- a CDS encoding class I SAM-dependent methyltransferase, with product MSRQEILEQLKKNSGAWRIIPSFIKNDQGEPEFEMLLANSEMQDPGTASLNFRETRCGGFEYASRAFLHAHLKPGDLFIDVGAHFGLYTLTAAKKFPDRIHVLAIEPHPDNLKRLAIWCEFNECVQNVKIAQCAASSQSGQSELIQNSSMGHSLIPQPGNRSQGKTITVRLETIDNIVRQAGFMDSNERIFLKIDTEGHELATLMGGLELLKTGRVAAIIWEKGHFHNSEKGLKEFTAIMSLLRDMGYESYRFPHEDMGGPLVPYSPSHELCNVISIDNSLTPLPVYEQPWTAHAIMSASMRPPVSENFMIGFTEQLIKEKKTDCGRWSRWEMLGSEPDLRAGMAGQLVPENSSVLDAGAGMMLLRDYIPESCTYTPLDIVARNRNTIVADLNQHHFPEQNFDVICALYLFEFIHEPQLFLDWSFKHADKLIFTYHPFFPGRETSKRRGAGFFNDFNINELKLMVEKAGWKKIHISDITFGQVCFECLK from the coding sequence GTGAGCAGACAGGAAATCCTCGAACAACTTAAGAAAAACAGCGGTGCATGGCGGATCATTCCCAGTTTCATAAAAAATGATCAAGGCGAACCTGAATTTGAGATGCTGCTGGCAAACTCGGAAATGCAGGACCCCGGCACTGCTTCCCTTAATTTCAGGGAAACACGCTGCGGAGGATTTGAGTATGCATCAAGGGCCTTTCTGCACGCCCACCTTAAGCCGGGAGACCTGTTTATTGATGTCGGAGCCCATTTCGGACTCTACACCCTGACCGCTGCCAAGAAATTCCCGGACCGGATACATGTTTTGGCCATTGAACCGCACCCGGACAACCTGAAGCGTCTGGCTATCTGGTGTGAATTTAATGAATGTGTGCAGAATGTTAAAATTGCCCAGTGCGCAGCATCTTCTCAGAGCGGACAGAGCGAACTGATCCAAAATTCATCCATGGGGCACAGCCTTATTCCACAGCCCGGCAACCGCAGTCAGGGAAAAACGATTACTGTCCGGCTGGAAACTATAGATAATATTGTCCGCCAAGCCGGATTCATGGATTCCAACGAACGTATTTTCCTGAAAATAGACACCGAAGGACATGAGCTGGCAACCCTGATGGGCGGACTTGAGCTCTTAAAAACAGGCCGGGTAGCGGCAATAATCTGGGAAAAAGGTCACTTCCACAACTCGGAAAAAGGCCTCAAGGAATTTACTGCCATTATGAGTTTGCTGCGAGACATGGGTTATGAATCATACCGCTTCCCCCATGAAGATATGGGTGGGCCGCTGGTCCCCTACTCCCCCAGCCATGAACTCTGCAATGTAATCAGCATCGACAACTCACTGACTCCACTGCCTGTTTATGAGCAACCCTGGACTGCGCATGCGATCATGTCCGCCAGTATGCGCCCCCCGGTTTCTGAAAATTTCATGATCGGCTTCACCGAACAGCTTATCAAGGAAAAGAAAACCGACTGCGGCCGCTGGTCCCGCTGGGAGATGCTCGGATCAGAACCGGACTTGCGGGCAGGTATGGCAGGCCAGCTGGTTCCCGAAAATTCATCAGTACTTGACGCCGGAGCCGGCATGATGCTCCTGCGGGATTATATACCAGAGAGCTGCACCTATACTCCTCTGGATATTGTGGCCCGCAACCGCAATACAATTGTTGCCGACCTCAACCAGCACCATTTCCCCGAACAAAACTTTGATGTCATCTGCGCCCTGTATCTGTTTGAGTTCATCCACGAACCACAGCTATTCTTAGACTGGTCCTTCAAACACGCAGATAAGCTCATCTTCACCTACCACCCATTTTTTCCGGGCAGGGAGACCAGCAAGCGCAGGGGAGCTGGTTTCTTTAATGACTTCAATATCAATGAATTAAAACTAATGGTTGAAAAAGCAGGCTGGAAGAAAATCCATATCAGCGACATCACTTTCGGTCAGGTTTGCTTTGAATGCTTAAAATAA
- a CDS encoding ATP-binding protein: MNNKTALHDLIGIEHHKLNFFQELQQNIEELKEINRESEDQRCEIAAILDGITDVMMVLSEDLEIISVNRVFEQLFPGLNPIGKKCYTLFRESEHPCSECPAFKSLSTNSVCKDTAIFRIDGKNLQFDMVASPLKTPGTEEDRILIFKRDVTMEKEYQAKFYQAEKMATIGVLAAGVAHEINNPMAAVAGFAEGIQRRLTRLDDKIPDELAEDLYDYTNTILKECLRCQDIVKTLLSFSRPVASEFIPVNINQVAQDTLRLLDHQFRRYQQMELEVILASPMQSILGNEAQLKQVLLNLLTNAVDAIEHNGKINIETFIENEHVGVRVSDSGCGIPEASRDMLFEPFFTTKQVGKGIGIGLSTCYNIVREHNGEIIVDSEVGKGSSFTVLFPLQRD; the protein is encoded by the coding sequence ATGAACAACAAAACCGCACTGCACGACCTGATAGGAATTGAGCATCACAAGCTTAACTTCTTTCAGGAACTCCAACAGAATATTGAAGAGCTGAAGGAAATCAACCGCGAATCCGAAGATCAGCGCTGTGAGATTGCGGCCATCCTCGACGGAATAACCGATGTTATGATGGTCCTTTCCGAAGACCTGGAAATCATTTCTGTGAACCGTGTCTTTGAACAGCTTTTCCCCGGCCTCAATCCCATTGGCAAGAAATGCTACACCCTGTTCAGGGAAAGCGAACATCCCTGCTCGGAATGTCCGGCTTTCAAATCCCTTTCCACCAACTCGGTCTGTAAAGATACCGCGATCTTTCGCATTGACGGCAAAAACCTGCAATTCGACATGGTAGCATCTCCGCTCAAAACTCCCGGAACCGAGGAGGACCGCATCCTGATTTTCAAGCGCGATGTGACCATGGAAAAGGAATATCAGGCCAAATTCTATCAGGCGGAGAAAATGGCTACTATCGGTGTTCTTGCGGCCGGTGTTGCCCACGAAATAAACAATCCCATGGCCGCTGTGGCTGGATTTGCCGAAGGTATCCAGCGCAGGCTGACCCGGCTGGATGATAAAATCCCCGATGAACTTGCAGAAGATCTTTACGACTACACCAACACAATCCTCAAAGAATGTCTGCGTTGTCAGGACATCGTCAAGACCCTGCTTTCTTTCAGCCGCCCGGTTGCCTCGGAATTCATACCTGTGAACATTAATCAGGTTGCGCAAGACACCTTGCGCTTGCTGGACCACCAGTTCCGGCGCTACCAACAGATGGAACTTGAAGTTATACTGGCTTCTCCCATGCAATCCATACTCGGCAATGAGGCCCAGCTCAAACAGGTTCTTCTCAACCTGCTGACTAATGCGGTTGATGCCATTGAGCATAACGGAAAGATCAACATTGAAACCTTCATTGAAAATGAACATGTAGGAGTCCGGGTAAGCGACTCCGGCTGCGGCATCCCCGAAGCAAGTCGTGATATGCTCTTTGAACCTTTCTTCACCACCAAACAGGTGGGCAAGGGGATCGGAATCGGGCTATCCACCTGTTACAACATCGTACGCGAGCACAACGGCGAAATCATAGTAGACAGTGAAGTGGGCAAAGGGTCCAGCTTTACGGTACTTTTCCCCCTGCAGAGAGATTAA